One Gouania willdenowi unplaced genomic scaffold, fGouWil2.1 scaffold_201_arrow_ctg1, whole genome shotgun sequence DNA window includes the following coding sequences:
- the LOC114458891 gene encoding protein BTG3-like isoform X1, whose translation MKFGFKRKERMKSEIAAVVSFLKRLVKLKNKVEVEKMDLFAERLTVALQEKFEGHWVPERPSKGQAYRCIRVNAFHKYDPELLRACRESGVHYGDLGLPWEITLWVDPGEVCGRYGEQNFDFSIATFSTDQNEMTFFNHSDSSDEGSTHSSPLTVPNRKCQALNPAAPAWEP comes from the exons ATGAAGTTtggttttaaaagaaaagaa AGGATGAAGAGCGAGATTGCAGCGGTGGTTTCCTTCCTGAAAAGGCTggtgaaattaaagaataaggtggaggtggagaaaatggatttgtttgctgaGAGGCTAACAGTGGCGCTGCAGGAGAAGTTTGAGGGACACTGGGTCCCTGAAAGGCCCAGCAAAGGCCAGGCGTACAG gtgcATCAGAGTGAACGCGTTCCACAAATATGACCCAGAGCTGCTGCGTGCCTGCAGGGAAAGTGGGGTTCACTACGGTGACCTGGGGCTGCCCTGGGAAATCACTCTGTGGGTGGATCCAGGAGAGGTTTGTGGCAG GTACGGAGAGCAGAATTTTGATTTCTCAATTGCCACATTTTCCACTGATCAGAATGAGATGACATTTTTCAATCACTCGGATTCATCTGATGAGGGGAGCACACATTCCTCCCCCCTCACCGTCCCCAACAGGAAGTGCCAG GCGTTAAATCCAGCTGCTCCAGCTTGGGAACCCTAA
- the LOC114458891 gene encoding protein BTG3-like isoform X2: MKSEIAAVVSFLKRLVKLKNKVEVEKMDLFAERLTVALQEKFEGHWVPERPSKGQAYRCIRVNAFHKYDPELLRACRESGVHYGDLGLPWEITLWVDPGEVCGRYGEQNFDFSIATFSTDQNEMTFFNHSDSSDEGSTHSSPLTVPNRKCQALNPAAPAWEP, from the exons ATGAAGAGCGAGATTGCAGCGGTGGTTTCCTTCCTGAAAAGGCTggtgaaattaaagaataaggtggaggtggagaaaatggatttgtttgctgaGAGGCTAACAGTGGCGCTGCAGGAGAAGTTTGAGGGACACTGGGTCCCTGAAAGGCCCAGCAAAGGCCAGGCGTACAG gtgcATCAGAGTGAACGCGTTCCACAAATATGACCCAGAGCTGCTGCGTGCCTGCAGGGAAAGTGGGGTTCACTACGGTGACCTGGGGCTGCCCTGGGAAATCACTCTGTGGGTGGATCCAGGAGAGGTTTGTGGCAG GTACGGAGAGCAGAATTTTGATTTCTCAATTGCCACATTTTCCACTGATCAGAATGAGATGACATTTTTCAATCACTCGGATTCATCTGATGAGGGGAGCACACATTCCTCCCCCCTCACCGTCCCCAACAGGAAGTGCCAG GCGTTAAATCCAGCTGCTCCAGCTTGGGAACCCTAA